Proteins encoded together in one Bos indicus isolate NIAB-ARS_2022 breed Sahiwal x Tharparkar chromosome 3, NIAB-ARS_B.indTharparkar_mat_pri_1.0, whole genome shotgun sequence window:
- the LOC139180389 gene encoding ubiquitin carboxyl-terminal hydrolase 17-like protein 6 → MRASPARRSSAKIPGAPCPVQGVRWRSSKCQTGEAIHKAMSTATSSTSTHTKAKGRKEEEEEEEEEEEEEEEEEEEEKNVDWGGVTEDMGSAAGAGALRGPSVPEGPSPALGRPQRGDLAPGSAGLTPGQKGALSWKGPWGVGAGLQNLGNTCYVNAALQCLSHTPPLASWMVSQQHATLCPARSACTLCAMRAHVTRALLHAGEVIRPRKDLLAGFHRHQQEDAHEFLMFTLNAMQQGCLSASQPSGHASEDTTVIRQIFGGTWRSQIQCLRCLGVSDTFDPYLDISLDITAAQSVEQALRELVKPEKLDADNAYDCGVCLRKVPATKRLTLHSTSQVLVLVLKRFTPVSGAKRAQEVRYPQCLDLQPYTSERKAGPLGYVLYAVLVHSGWSCERGHYFCYVRAGNGQWYKMDDAKVTACDETAALSQSAYVLFYAREGAWEGGAGGGAAAPVGADPTDPGQPAADASGRAPGSEESPGDTEVEGMSLEQWRRLQEHSRPKPALELRKVQSALPAGAVVIHQSKHGGGRNRTPPQQEHERLDRPSTDTPPPGPKNVGNGPCASGRARATKGKNKKPRPSLGLWR, encoded by the exons ATGCGCGCGTCCCCGGCACGACGCTCGTCCGCAAAGATCCCTGGGGCTCCATGTCCGGTGCAAGGAGTACGCTGGAGAAGCTCCAAGTGCCAAACAGGAGAAGCGATCCACAAGGCCATGAGCACCGCCACCAGCAGCACCAGCACCCACACGAAGGCCAAGGGGAGAAAG gaggaggaggaggaggaggaggaggaggaggaggaggaggaggaggaggaggaggaggagaagaatgtCGATTGGGGTGGCGTGACAGAGGATATGGGAAG CGCCGCTGGTGCGGGTGCCCTTCGGGGACCCTCTGTCCCTGAGGGGCCGTCGCCGGCGCTTGGGCGTCCCCAGCGGGGTGACTTGGCTCCTGGGTCAGCAGGGCTGACGCCTGGCCAGAAAGGCGCCCTGAGTTGGAAGGGgccgtggggggtgggggctgggcttcAGAACCTGGGGAACACCTGCTACGTGAATGCGGCGCTGCAGTGTCTGAGCCACACGCCGCCCCTGGCCAGCTGGATGGTGTCCCAGCAGCACGCCACCCTCTGTCCGGCCCGCAGCGCCTGCACGCTCTGTGCCATGCGAGCTCACGTGACCCGAGCCCTCCTTCACGCGGGAGAGGTGATCCGGCCCCGCAAGGACCTGCTGGCGGGCTTCCACAGACACCAGCAGGAAGATGCCCACGAGTTTCTGATGTTCACTCTGAATGCCATGCAGCAAGGGTGCTTGAGTGCATCCCAGCCGTCGGGCCATGCCTCCGAGGACACCACCGTCATCCGTCAGATCTTCGGCGGGACCTGGAGGTCTCAGATCCAGTGTCTCCGCTGCCTCGGTGTCTCGGACACGTTCGACCCTTATCTGGACATCAGCCTGGATATCACGGCGGCTCAGAGTGtggagcaagctctgagagagcTGGTGAAGCCCGAGAAGCTGGACGCGGACAATGCCTATGACTGTGGCGTCTGTCTCCGGAAGGTGCCTGCCACCAAGAGGTTGACTTTGCACAGCACCTCCCAGGTCCTGGTGCTGGTGCTGAAGCGGTTCACACCGGTGAGCGGGGCCAAAAGGGCTCAGGAGGTGCGCTATCCCCAGTGCTTGGACCTGCAGCCCTACACGTCCGAGCGGAAGGCAGGGCCACTGGGCTACGTGCTCTATGCCGTGCTGGTGCACTCCGGGTGGAGCTGTGAGCGAGGACACTACTTCTGTTACGTCCGAGCGGGCAACGGCCAATGGTATAAGATGGACGATGCCAAGGTGACCGCCTGTGACGAGACCGCTGCCCTGAGCCAGAGCGCCTACGTCCTGTTCTACGCCCGGGAGGGTGCGTGGGAAGGGggcgctgggggaggggcagcggcCCCCGTCGGGGCTGACCCCACAGACCCGGGGCAGCCTGCAGCAGACGCCAGCGGCAGAGCTCCTGGGTCGGAGGAGTCCCCGGGGGACACAGAGGTCGAAGGGATGAGCTTAGAGCAGTGGCGACGCCTGCAAGAACACAGCCGACCGAAGCCGGCCTTGGAGCTGCGGAAGGTCCAGTCTGCCCTGCCTGCCGGCGCAGTCGTGATTCACCAGTCCAAACACGGAGGAGGGAGAAACCGCACGCCGCCCCAACAGGAGCACGAGCGGCTCGACCGTCCCAGCACGGACACCCCGCCTCCGGGGCCGAAGAACGTCGGCAACGGCCCTTGTGCCAGCGGGAGGGCCAGAGCCACCAAGGGGAAGAACAAGAAGCCGCGGCCGTCTCTGGGGCTGTGGCGGTAG
- the LOC139180387 gene encoding ubiquitin carboxyl-terminal hydrolase 17-like protein 13, with protein MGALSRQAADRATCGGVAFGKEVDVLREGAGPPPQVAPQTRRLRVEREEPRFLGHRHLPKTPRSLEGGVSGPPTGRSHEEAFGLSREPLQLGSWVSRAGAWPESRPELLGAVGGVGAGLQNLGNTCYVNAALQCLSHTPPLASWMVSQQHATLCPARSACTLCAMRAHVTRALLHAGEVIRPRKDLLAGFHRHQQEDAHEFLMFTLNAMQQGCLSASQPSGHASEDTTVIRQIFGGTWRSQIQCLRCLGVSDTFDPYLDISLDITAAQSVEQALRELVKPEKLDADNAYDCGVCLRKVPATKRLTLHSTSQVLVLVLKRFTPVSGAKRAQEVRYPQCLDLQPYTSERKAGPLGYVLYAVLVHSGWSCERGHYFCYVRAGNGQWYKMDDAKVTACDETAALSQSAYVLFYAREGAWEGGAGGGAAAPVGADPTDPGQPAADASGRAPGSEESPGDTEVEGMSLEQWRRLQEHSRPKPALELRKVQSALPAGAVVIHQSKYGGGRNRTPPQQEHERLDRPSTDTPPRGPKNVGNGPCASGRARATKGKNKKPRPSLGLWRVPTRSEFRRGASSDEERVPTRSEFRRGASSDEERVPTRSEFRRGASSDEERVPTRSEFLSAVCVMQPPGKKRGLECARGLGVHLGRARA; from the exons GAGCCCTGAGCAGGCAGGCGGCAGACAGAGCCACCTGCGGGGGTGTGGCCTTTGGGAAGGAGGTCGACGTCCTCAGGGAGGGGGCTGGCCCTCCGCCGCAGGTCGCCCCGCAGACCCGCAGACTGAGGGTGGAGCGCGAGGAACCAAGGTTCCTGGGGCACC gcCACCTCCCAAAGACGCCGCGGTCCCTTGAGGGTGGGGTGAGTGGGCCCCCCACGGGCCGCAGCCACGAGGAGGCATTTGGCCTCAGCCGGGAGCCCCTCCAG CTTGGCTCCTGGGTCAGCAGGGCTGGCGCCTGGCCAGAAAGTCGCCCTGAGTTGTTAGGGGCCGTTGGGGGGGTCGGGGCTGGGCTTCAGAATCTGGGGAATACCTGCTACGTGAATGCGGCGCTGCAGTGTCTGAGCCACACGCCGCCCCTGGCCAGCTGGATGGTGTCCCAGCAGCACGCCACCCTCTGTCCGGCCCGCAGCGCCTGCACGCTCTGTGCCATGCGAGCTCACGTGACCCGAGCCCTCCTTCACGCGGGAGAGGTGATCCGGCCCCGCAAGGACCTGCTGGCGGGCTTCCACAGACACCAGCAGGAAGATGCCCACGAGTTTCTGATGTTCACTCTGAATGCCATGCAGCAAGGGTGCTTGAGTGCATCCCAGCCGTCGGGCCATGCCTCCGAGGACACCACCGTCATCCGTCAGATCTTCGGCGGGACCTGGAGGTCTCAGATCCAGTGTCTCCGCTGCCTCGGTGTCTCGGACACGTTCGACCCTTATCTGGACATCAGCCTGGATATCACGGCGGCTCAGAGTGtggagcaagctctgagagagcTGGTGAAGCCCGAGAAGCTGGACGCGGACAATGCCTATGACTGTGGCGTCTGTCTCCGGAAGGTGCCTGCCACCAAGAGGTTGACTTTGCACAGCACCTCCCAGGTCCTGGTGCTGGTGCTGAAGCGGTTCACACCGGTGAGCGGGGCCAAAAGGGCTCAGGAGGTGCGCTATCCCCAGTGCTTGGACCTGCAGCCCTACACGTCTGAGCGGAAGGCAGGGCCACTGGGCTACGTGCTCTATGCCGTGCTGGTGCACTCCGGGTGGAGCTGCGAGCGAGGACACTACTTCTGTTACGTCCGAGCGGGCAACGGCCAATGGTATAAGATGGACGATGCCAAGGTGACCGCCTGTGACGAGACCGCTGCCCTGAGCCAGAGCGCCTACGTCCTGTTCTACGCCCGGGAGGGTGCGTGGGAAGGGggcgctgggggaggggcagcggcCCCCGTCGGGGCTGACCCCACAGACCCGGGGCAGCCTGCAGCAGACGCCAGCGGCAGAGCTCCTGGGTCGGAGGAGTCCCCGGGGGACACAGAGGTCGAAGGGATGAGCTTAGAGCAGTGGCGACGCCTGCAAGAACACAGCCGACCGAAGCCGGCCTTGGAGCTGCGGAAGGTCCAGTCTGCCCTGCCTGCCGGCGCAGTCGTGATTCACCAGTCCAAATACGGAGGAGGGAGAAACCGCACGCCGCCCCAACAGGAGCACGAGCGGCTCGACCGTCCCAGCACGGACACCCCGCCTCGGGGGCCGAAGAACGTCGGCAACGGCCCTTGTGCCAGCGGGAGGGCCAGAGCCACCAAGGGGAAGAACAAGAAGCCGCGGCCGTCTCTGGGGCTGTGGCG AGTTCCGACGAGGAGCGAGTTCCGACGAGGAGCGAGTTCCGACGAGGAGCGAGTTCCGACGAGGAGCGAGTTCCGACGAGGAGCGAGTTCCGACGAGGAGCGAGTTCCGACGAGGAGCGAGTTCCGACGAGGAGCGAGTTCCGACGAGGAGCGAGTTCCGACGAGGAGCGAGTTCCTCTCGGCCGTGTGCGTGATGCAGCCTCCTGGGAAAAAGCGGGGCCTGGAGTGTGCCCGGGGTCTCGGCGTTCACTTGGGACGGGCTCGTGCCTGA